The following proteins come from a genomic window of Paenibacillus spongiae:
- a CDS encoding NUDIX hydrolase — MRRINVVYSLITDETKSKVLMVKNVGRDSWSLPGGAVEEMETLEEAAIREAKEETGYDIRVYGIVALNEAKLRKYEAHALFITFRGEIVGGSPEITRPEEIGEIQWIEIEQADKLMPYYQEGLSELVTKNTEITYFDEGIV; from the coding sequence ATGAGACGAATAAATGTTGTTTATTCATTGATCACCGACGAGACAAAATCGAAAGTCCTTATGGTTAAAAATGTAGGTCGCGATAGTTGGTCTCTTCCGGGAGGGGCCGTTGAGGAGATGGAAACGCTAGAGGAAGCGGCGATTAGAGAAGCCAAGGAAGAAACGGGATATGATATACGCGTTTATGGTATTGTCGCTCTCAACGAAGCAAAACTGAGGAAATACGAGGCGCATGCTCTATTCATTACATTCCGCGGTGAGATTGTTGGCGGAAGCCCCGAGATCACGAGACCTGAGGAGATCGGCGAGATCCAGTGGATCGAAATCGAACAGGCTGACAAGTTAATGCCCTATTATCAAGAAGGATTAAGCGAACTCGTAACGAAAAATACGGAAATTACCTACTTTGATGAAGGAATTGTATGA
- a CDS encoding GNAT family N-acetyltransferase yields MEYKYPVQKPLAIIRMTSDWIAEASMLLALHIEGDHYSEDLFEKCNQALERLIGFDSAELYLVKNADACIGFVLINWGFSTTTGWPILRIQDLFILQSSRREGAGTLLLEHCIHLVKLQGANRIQLDTNVMNTAARSFYEQAGFECFPEKLIYMKFIHET; encoded by the coding sequence ATGGAATACAAGTATCCGGTTCAAAAGCCGCTAGCAATCATAAGAATGACAAGCGATTGGATAGCGGAAGCTAGTATGCTCCTTGCCTTACATATTGAGGGCGATCATTATAGCGAAGATTTGTTCGAAAAATGCAACCAGGCTTTGGAACGCTTAATCGGATTCGACTCGGCTGAACTATATTTGGTGAAGAATGCGGATGCCTGCATCGGATTTGTATTGATTAATTGGGGATTTTCAACAACGACAGGCTGGCCTATACTAAGAATTCAGGATCTTTTTATTTTGCAGTCGAGTAGAAGAGAGGGTGCCGGTACACTATTATTAGAACATTGTATCCATTTGGTAAAATTACAGGGTGCGAATCGCATCCAGCTGGATACGAATGTCATGAACACCGCGGCGAGGAGCTTTTACGAACAAGCCGGTTTCGAATGTTTCCCAGAGAAACTGATTTATATGAAGTTCATCCATGAAACCTGA
- a CDS encoding RidA family protein, whose amino-acid sequence MTERMRISTGSPWEPVVGYCRAVRVGNIVEVAGTTAMKDGQVVGHGDAYLQTKQILLTIEDALKQVGAKMEHVVRTRMFVTDISKWEEIGKAHGEVFKDIRPAATMVEVKALIDPELLVEIEVQAII is encoded by the coding sequence ATGACAGAAAGAATGAGAATCTCGACCGGATCGCCATGGGAACCCGTCGTGGGGTATTGCAGAGCGGTAAGGGTCGGTAACATCGTCGAAGTTGCAGGGACTACCGCAATGAAGGATGGGCAAGTAGTCGGTCATGGAGACGCTTATCTGCAAACCAAGCAGATCCTTTTAACCATCGAGGATGCACTTAAGCAGGTCGGAGCAAAGATGGAACATGTCGTCAGGACCCGAATGTTTGTAACGGACATTTCCAAGTGGGAAGAGATCGGAAAGGCGCATGGAGAAGTGTTTAAGGATATCCGGCCTGCCGCTACGATGGTAGAAGTGAAGGCATTGATTGACCCGGAATTACTGGTCGAAATCGAAGTGCAAGCCATCATTTGA
- a CDS encoding NUDIX hydrolase, protein MNILREEQDIAWLPLPNTMQFVLSDRMPEQQSITSAFVLAFQGDEMILTDLHSRGWDIPGGHVEEGESPAEAARRELYEETGAIVDSVELLGYVRIRLLGERPLNYKYPYPDSCMVFYWARISQLDDIESNDEIRSRGLHNPEQARTIPWIQDNYDFYEAALSKVINRKSE, encoded by the coding sequence TTGAATATTCTTCGAGAAGAACAGGATATTGCATGGCTGCCGCTGCCGAATACGATGCAATTCGTACTGTCGGATCGGATGCCGGAACAACAATCCATAACGAGTGCCTTTGTTCTTGCCTTCCAAGGGGATGAAATGATATTAACCGATCTGCATAGCCGAGGATGGGACATTCCAGGCGGACATGTAGAAGAAGGGGAATCGCCGGCTGAAGCTGCCCGGAGGGAATTATATGAGGAGACAGGTGCCATTGTAGATTCCGTCGAGCTGCTAGGTTATGTACGGATCAGACTGCTTGGCGAACGGCCTCTGAACTATAAGTATCCTTATCCGGACAGCTGCATGGTGTTTTATTGGGCAAGAATTAGCCAGCTCGATGATATTGAGAGTAATGACGAGATCAGGAGCAGAGGGCTGCACAACCCGGAACAGGCACGTACGATACCGTGGATTCAAGATAACTACGATTTTTATGAGGCTGCCTTAAGCAAGGTAATAAACAGAAAGTCGGAATAA
- a CDS encoding sugar O-acetyltransferase yields MTEKEKAKKGYLYDNNNDKQLVEERLHAKELCYDYNHLRPSMIAERGEVIRKLFAKTGENFLIEQPFACDQGYNIEIGENFYCNHNAVMLDAAKITFGDYVFIAPNCGFYTAGHAFDVEQRNQGLEIAFPITVGNNVWIGGGVSVLPGVTIGDNTIIGAGSVVTKDIPSGVIAAGNPCRVIREITEADKDRYPRYSSK; encoded by the coding sequence ATGACTGAAAAAGAAAAAGCAAAAAAAGGTTATTTATATGACAATAACAATGATAAACAATTGGTCGAGGAGCGTCTTCACGCTAAAGAGCTGTGCTATGACTATAACCACCTTCGTCCAAGTATGATAGCAGAGCGAGGAGAAGTCATTAGGAAGCTTTTTGCAAAAACGGGAGAAAACTTTTTGATTGAACAGCCTTTTGCATGCGATCAGGGATATAACATTGAGATTGGCGAGAATTTTTATTGTAATCATAATGCGGTAATGCTGGATGCAGCCAAAATTACCTTTGGAGATTATGTGTTTATCGCGCCAAACTGCGGATTCTATACCGCCGGTCATGCCTTCGATGTCGAACAGCGCAATCAAGGATTAGAAATTGCTTTTCCCATTACCGTAGGAAACAATGTATGGATTGGGGGAGGAGTGTCTGTATTACCAGGGGTTACTATCGGAGACAATACGATTATCGGAGCCGGTAGCGTCGTTACTAAAGATATACCATCAGGGGTAATTGCAGCTGGGAATCCGTGCCGGGTCATTCGTGAAATTACGGAAGCGGATAAGGATCGATACCCGCGGTATAGTTCGAAATAA
- a CDS encoding NUDIX hydrolase has protein sequence MNYPEIVLPRLRYQYCPKCRTELIKKVINDDNIERVCCPSCNWVHFPANAMGVVILITTENGIVSILPPNAPKEYPAALPGGHGEYGESPEEAAIREAFEETGFNVEITHFLGWEFKKNMSYPGPMINFYFEAKAIAGGIRDSEEGRVKIFALEEFPPISPQRGGSKKTMELYLERIKN, from the coding sequence ATGAACTATCCCGAAATCGTCTTACCTCGCCTCAGGTATCAATATTGTCCAAAGTGCCGTACAGAACTAATTAAAAAGGTAATTAACGATGATAATATTGAACGTGTATGCTGTCCCTCATGCAACTGGGTACACTTTCCTGCAAACGCAATGGGAGTAGTAATCTTGATCACTACAGAAAATGGTATTGTTTCAATTTTACCTCCAAATGCACCAAAAGAATATCCTGCCGCTCTTCCAGGAGGCCATGGAGAATATGGCGAGTCTCCAGAAGAGGCAGCTATTCGAGAAGCATTTGAGGAAACAGGATTTAATGTTGAGATTACTCATTTCCTTGGATGGGAATTTAAGAAGAATATGAGTTACCCAGGTCCAATGATTAATTTTTATTTTGAAGCAAAAGCAATCGCTGGAGGTATAAGAGATAGTGAGGAAGGTCGAGTGAAAATTTTTGCTCTCGAAGAATTCCCCCCTATATCACCACAACGTGGCGGCAGTAAAAAAACAATGGAATTATATTTAGAAAGAATAAAGAATTAA
- a CDS encoding aminoglycoside phosphotransferase family protein: MTLNVLQPLFNEMIEEITLLDPGYSGHASDVWSVKTASQEVIVRSSRLRDEPNREFWWGCKFLFGIDPRQKLYFQENAKLLNRISDIPVPNIIAHHILEDREFLIVEKMKGTVLQSFTNQPAELLYHYGRWLAKVHANTYGFYGNLANTRSESKGEFHYALAQAMRLLVQRDYQQDSPIKDRLEPILEELRGLPVPPSFSPILVDMDPSQFLADNGKLSAIVDIEAYVVAPRELDFVGLEYILDHESSKSFVSGYTTILDLPELSSHRRVYRYLYRLLGVQGSVSLDKWLAQPELF; the protein is encoded by the coding sequence ATGACGTTGAACGTTCTCCAACCCTTGTTCAATGAGATGATAGAAGAGATTACATTACTTGATCCTGGCTATTCCGGGCATGCCAGCGACGTATGGTCGGTGAAAACGGCGTCGCAAGAGGTTATCGTACGTTCGTCAAGGCTGCGGGATGAGCCCAATCGTGAATTTTGGTGGGGCTGTAAATTCTTATTTGGGATTGATCCGAGACAAAAGCTCTACTTTCAAGAGAATGCTAAGCTTCTGAACAGGATCTCCGACATCCCCGTCCCTAACATTATCGCCCATCATATCCTGGAGGACAGGGAGTTTCTCATCGTAGAGAAGATGAAAGGAACGGTACTTCAATCTTTCACGAACCAACCTGCAGAGCTCCTGTATCATTACGGGAGATGGCTGGCTAAGGTGCACGCGAATACATACGGCTTCTATGGAAATCTTGCCAATACCCGGTCAGAGAGCAAGGGGGAGTTTCATTACGCATTAGCACAAGCCATGAGGCTGTTGGTGCAGCGGGATTATCAGCAGGATAGCCCAATCAAAGATCGATTGGAGCCAATCCTGGAGGAATTAAGGGGACTTCCTGTTCCTCCATCCTTCAGCCCAATCTTAGTGGATATGGACCCTTCGCAATTTCTGGCCGATAACGGTAAGCTATCCGCTATCGTGGACATTGAAGCGTATGTAGTGGCTCCTCGGGAATTGGATTTTGTTGGACTTGAGTACATTTTAGATCACGAATCGTCAAAATCTTTTGTCAGCGGCTACACGACGATTCTTGACCTGCCGGAATTATCGAGTCACAGGAGGGTATACCGATATCTTTACCGGCTGCTTGGCGTTCAAGGATCGGTATCGTTAGATAAGTGGCTCGCGCAGCCGGAGCTGTTCTAA
- a CDS encoding Nif3-like dinuclear metal center hexameric protein, translating into MQLDHMKEKLDSFFGINRLDKDPAFSRFLPMVYDPLQFRWQDKFEADFNHRFNGLMISGSQEVETIYLAVFPTDEVIRQFIEDASEGDLLFMHHPIPMECGDPRGNWGRGFVPIPTELIDRVIERKLSVYTCHAPLDYNREVGTSDAIAEALEAQIIDEFCKYGNGYAGLICKTRSTSTKELIARLLALFEIPYVDFEGKEHEEISRIAIIAGCGDVVSDMKYAASLGAQAYITGEIHCHIDNDYGRQRYRVMMDYVQETPMSLIGLSHAASEFFVMKTQMKRWLEKEVTSNIKLLRQRKWWF; encoded by the coding sequence ATGCAGCTTGATCACATGAAGGAAAAGCTGGATTCGTTCTTTGGCATCAATAGACTGGATAAAGACCCGGCATTCAGTCGATTTCTGCCCATGGTGTATGACCCCCTTCAATTTCGATGGCAGGACAAGTTCGAAGCGGATTTTAATCATCGATTCAATGGTCTGATGATAAGCGGCAGTCAAGAAGTCGAAACCATATATTTGGCTGTGTTTCCGACGGATGAAGTCATTAGGCAGTTTATTGAAGATGCCTCTGAAGGCGACTTGTTGTTCATGCATCATCCCATCCCCATGGAATGCGGCGATCCGCGGGGGAATTGGGGCAGGGGCTTCGTACCCATACCGACCGAATTAATAGATAGAGTAATCGAAAGGAAGCTCTCGGTTTATACCTGCCACGCGCCGCTTGATTATAATCGCGAAGTCGGCACAAGCGATGCAATCGCAGAAGCCTTGGAAGCTCAGATCATAGATGAGTTCTGCAAGTATGGGAATGGCTATGCCGGGTTAATCTGTAAGACTCGTTCAACAAGTACGAAGGAACTTATTGCCCGTCTGCTAGCGTTGTTTGAAATACCTTATGTGGATTTTGAGGGTAAAGAGCATGAGGAGATCAGCAGAATTGCAATCATTGCCGGATGCGGTGACGTCGTGTCCGATATGAAATATGCGGCGAGCCTGGGAGCTCAAGCCTATATTACGGGAGAAATTCATTGTCACATCGATAATGATTACGGCAGACAAAGGTATCGAGTGATGATGGACTATGTTCAGGAGACACCGATGTCGCTCATTGGGTTATCGCATGCTGCTTCAGAGTTTTTTGTCATGAAGACTCAAATGAAACGATGGTTGGAGAAAGAAGTAACGTCAAACATCAAGCTGTTAAGACAGCGTAAATGGTGGTTCTAA
- a CDS encoding apiosidase-like domain-containing protein codes for MIHNVKQNAVVEWTFQSEKDYNDPFHDVRFEALVTGPDGQVRKLPGFWAGGGKWKLRYSSPLIGMHQIRTICSENNDSGLHGQTGKVQIEPYEGDNPLYKHGAVRASECRTYLKHEDGTPFFWLADTWWMSLTKRLQWPEDFQWLTRDRAGKGFTAIQLVAGLYPDMAPFDERGAAEGGQAWEADFARINPAFFDTADLKIDWLVESGLMPCIVACWGYYLDFAGKDNIKKHWEYLIARYGAYPVVWCMAGEATMPFYQWDSFNDAELKKAYVERLRKEWTDIAGYISEIDPFRRALTIHPTEYGHDMVEDASVLDLDMLQTGHSGIITVGSTVQKIRESVAREPRIPVINSEVCYEGIGGTSYQEVQRMLFWNCMLNGACGHTYGANGIWQVNDEKQPYGASPTGIAWGHTFWKEAAQLAGSRQVGLGKKLLEKYRWWEFQPRPEWLNPVPEGADVYSRVYAAGIEGEVRVIYAPMHLAFSGVTVRELEQDIPYRAYAYDPATGDEYDMGQIVPNEEGAWSTGRLKIFQDWVLVIEAIA; via the coding sequence ATGATTCATAACGTTAAACAAAATGCCGTTGTTGAATGGACGTTTCAATCCGAGAAGGATTACAATGATCCGTTCCATGATGTAAGATTCGAAGCGCTGGTGACGGGACCTGACGGTCAGGTGCGCAAGCTCCCCGGCTTCTGGGCGGGTGGAGGGAAGTGGAAGCTTCGTTATTCATCCCCCCTGATCGGCATGCATCAAATCAGGACAATATGTTCGGAGAACAATGATTCTGGCTTACATGGGCAGACCGGCAAAGTACAGATTGAACCTTATGAAGGAGATAATCCCCTCTATAAACATGGAGCCGTGCGAGCGTCGGAATGCCGCACATATCTGAAGCATGAAGACGGCACGCCGTTCTTCTGGCTTGCCGATACATGGTGGATGTCGCTCACCAAGCGGCTCCAATGGCCGGAGGATTTCCAGTGGCTGACCCGGGACCGTGCAGGAAAAGGCTTTACCGCGATTCAACTCGTAGCCGGATTATATCCGGATATGGCGCCATTCGACGAACGGGGGGCGGCTGAAGGCGGACAAGCTTGGGAAGCAGATTTCGCGCGAATCAATCCCGCCTTCTTCGATACGGCTGACCTGAAGATCGATTGGCTCGTTGAGTCAGGACTTATGCCATGCATAGTCGCCTGTTGGGGCTATTACTTGGATTTTGCCGGGAAGGACAATATCAAGAAGCATTGGGAATATCTTATTGCGAGATATGGCGCCTATCCGGTCGTATGGTGCATGGCCGGCGAAGCGACGATGCCGTTCTATCAATGGGATTCGTTCAACGACGCTGAGCTCAAGAAAGCCTATGTGGAACGTCTTCGTAAGGAATGGACGGATATCGCCGGTTACATTAGTGAGATCGATCCTTTCCGGAGAGCGCTTACGATTCATCCGACCGAATATGGACATGACATGGTAGAGGATGCTTCGGTGCTCGACCTGGATATGCTTCAGACAGGACATTCAGGTATCATTACCGTCGGCAGTACGGTACAGAAAATCCGGGAATCGGTTGCGCGGGAGCCGAGAATACCGGTCATCAACTCCGAGGTTTGTTATGAAGGCATCGGAGGGACGAGCTACCAAGAGGTACAGCGTATGCTGTTCTGGAACTGCATGCTGAATGGGGCATGCGGCCATACCTACGGGGCCAATGGAATATGGCAGGTCAATGACGAGAAGCAGCCGTATGGGGCTTCGCCTACCGGGATCGCATGGGGGCATACGTTCTGGAAGGAAGCGGCGCAGCTGGCGGGTTCCAGACAGGTGGGACTCGGGAAGAAGCTGCTGGAGAAATATCGCTGGTGGGAATTTCAGCCGCGCCCGGAATGGCTGAACCCTGTTCCAGAGGGTGCGGACGTCTATTCCAGAGTATACGCGGCGGGGATCGAAGGCGAAGTCAGAGTCATCTACGCGCCTATGCATTTGGCCTTCTCCGGTGTGACGGTTAGAGAATTAGAACAGGATATTCCATACCGGGCTTATGCGTATGATCCGGCAACAGGAGATGAGTACGACATGGGGCAAATTGTTCCGAATGAAGAAGGGGCTTGGTCGACGGGACGATTAAAGATATTCCAGGATTGGGTGCTGGTGATTGAAGCCATCGCTTAA